In Nymphalis io chromosome 11, ilAglIoxx1.1, whole genome shotgun sequence, one genomic interval encodes:
- the LOC126771968 gene encoding elongation factor 1-beta', whose product MAIGDVKTTQGLGDLNKYLAEKSYLSGYTPSQADVQVFEQVGKAPAASLPHALRWYNQIASYTPAERKTWAAGVSPLNAGAKPTAAAPAQKEEDDDDVDLFGSGDEEEDAEAAKIREERLKAYADKKSKKPALIAKSSIILDVKPWDDETDMAEMEKQVRTIEMDGLLWGASKLVPVGYGINKLQIMCVIEDDKVSVDLLTEKIQDFEDFVQSVDIAAFNKI is encoded by the exons atggctATCGGAGACGTCAAGACTACACAAGGGCTCGGTgatttgaacaaatatttagCTGAGAAGAGTTATTTATCAgg GTACACACCTTCTCAAGCTGATGTTCAAGTATTTGAGCAAGTCGGAAAGGCGCCGGCTGCCAGCTTGCCGCACGCACTTCGCTGGTATAATCAGATCGCTTCGTATACCCCTGCCGAACGCAAGACATGGGCCGCAGGAGTAAGCCCATTAAATGCTGGTGCTAAACCGACCGCTGCCGCACCCGCACAGAAAGAGGAAGACGATGATGATGTCGATCTATTTGGTTCAGGAGATGAAGAAGAG GATGCAGAGGCAGCCAAAATCCGTGAAGAACGTTTGAAGGCCTACGCTGACAAAAAATCTAAGAAACCTGCCCTTATTGCTAAATCTTCTATAATCCTTGATGTAAAACCATGGGATGATGAAACAGACATGGCTGAAATGGAGAAACAAGTCCGCACAATTGAAATGGATGGTCTACTATGGGGTGCTTCTAAACTTGTCCCAGTTGGTTATGGTATTAACAAATTACAAATCATGTGTGTCATTGAGGATGACAAAGTATCTGTAGACCTTTTAACAGAAAAAATTCAAGATTTTGAAGACTTCGTCCAGTCTGTTGACATTGCTGCCTTCAATAAAATCTAA